Proteins found in one Acidobacteriota bacterium genomic segment:
- a CDS encoding DUF4365 domain-containing protein — protein MKGGETSFLGIRAEQLAIVYLTRRNDLVVKMEGPGFFPDLLVSLSKEGNYTGRMFGVIVKAEIQHKPDQPWTTKQATSFLQEEETKQLLDIPFPVCLFVFRMDTDEGFYKWVRKPVFSEDGSPQLIIDQTTPLEKLDNDSMNRMVQEINHWYEARVKIPA, from the coding sequence ATGAAAGGTGGAGAAACTTCTTTTTTGGGAATTCGTGCCGAACAGCTTGCCATTGTTTACTTGACCCGCAGAAATGACCTTGTTGTTAAAATGGAAGGACCTGGATTTTTCCCCGACTTACTTGTAAGTCTTTCCAAAGAAGGAAATTACACCGGAAGAATGTTTGGCGTTATTGTGAAAGCAGAGATCCAGCACAAGCCAGATCAGCCTTGGACAACAAAACAAGCCACAAGCTTCCTTCAAGAGGAAGAAACTAAACAATTACTGGATATTCCATTTCCGGTGTGTCTTTTTGTTTTTAGGATGGATACTGATGAAGGTTTTTATAAGTGGGTTCGAAAACCAGTTTTTTCTGAAGATGGTTCACCTCAGTTGATAATTGATCAAACGACACCACTTGAAAAACTTGATAATGATTCAATGAATCGAATGGTTCAGGAAATTAATCACTGGTATGAAGCTCGGGTAAAGATCCCAGCCTAA
- a CDS encoding WG repeat-containing protein, translating to MTSQPYLATWFSKNKNLILANLVLMLLPLAVVTLFIPSKTAKPQSNQLPVIIGNPQLYPVYIHRRGWGFINANGAKVIPPTLEEVTPFSEGLAGVKMNGKWGYINETGTLVIQPRFDAAGEFHNGLAKVVFDEIKRFGVLIPRPPIAFINRHGEKVIDCLQFQSVNGFQEGLAAVQIDNKWGFINLQGQVVIQPEFEIAYDFSEGLSLVFKDGKYGFITPSGDWQIPPQLISASSFHNGRAKILVIAQDEAESYGFCDRQGKLVIPAEFEDASNFSEGLAAVRKNGKWGFIDAEGKVVVPFQFQTADSFSSGRAAVFLGNGVTPDAKYGYIDSTGNVVIPARFGKAEPFRGELASVKIAFEPKELSYVNRDGKIIWRTILR from the coding sequence ATGACCAGTCAACCATATCTGGCAACCTGGTTTTCGAAAAACAAAAATCTAATTCTGGCAAATCTGGTTCTGATGCTGTTGCCGCTGGCGGTTGTGACACTTTTTATCCCATCAAAAACGGCTAAACCTCAATCGAATCAACTTCCAGTCATCATTGGAAACCCACAACTTTACCCAGTTTACATTCACCGTCGCGGGTGGGGATTTATAAATGCAAATGGCGCTAAAGTCATTCCACCTACACTAGAGGAAGTTACTCCGTTTTCTGAAGGACTTGCTGGCGTCAAGATGAATGGAAAGTGGGGGTACATCAATGAAACTGGAACCCTAGTCATTCAACCAAGATTCGATGCCGCTGGTGAGTTTCATAATGGACTGGCAAAAGTGGTCTTTGACGAAATAAAAAGGTTTGGAGTACTAATTCCACGCCCACCCATCGCATTCATCAATCGTCACGGAGAGAAGGTCATTGATTGCTTGCAGTTTCAATCAGTAAATGGATTTCAGGAGGGATTGGCCGCCGTTCAGATTGACAACAAGTGGGGCTTTATCAATTTGCAAGGTCAAGTCGTCATTCAGCCCGAGTTTGAAATAGCCTATGATTTTTCAGAAGGGTTGTCACTGGTTTTTAAGGATGGGAAATATGGGTTTATCACTCCCAGTGGAGACTGGCAGATTCCGCCGCAATTGATATCAGCCTCCAGTTTTCACAATGGACGAGCCAAAATCCTGGTCATCGCACAAGATGAAGCAGAAAGTTATGGCTTTTGTGACCGGCAAGGAAAACTCGTTATTCCAGCCGAGTTTGAAGATGCCAGTAATTTCTCGGAAGGACTGGCTGCTGTTCGAAAAAATGGCAAATGGGGGTTTATTGATGCCGAGGGAAAGGTGGTGGTTCCCTTCCAATTTCAAACGGCTGATTCCTTCTCAAGCGGGAGGGCGGCTGTGTTTCTTGGAAATGGTGTAACACCAGATGCAAAGTATGGGTACATTGATTCAACTGGAAACGTGGTCATTCCCGCCAGGTTTGGCAAAGCGGAACCATTCCGCGGCGAGTTAGCCTCTGTGAAAATCGCGTTTGAGCCGAAAGAGCTTAGCTACGTTAACCGCGATGGGAAAATCATCTGGCGAACGATTCTTCGCTAA
- a CDS encoding class I SAM-dependent methyltransferase has protein sequence MSSLLTSLRPLLSQNKIDLSELQLEQLAGHFEVLCHWNQRMSLTTITNPEAAARLHYLDALAAAPYLEALNNEVEVWVDVGSGGGFPGVPLSIMFHVEHFWLTDSQHKKALFLNEVVQNLGLESRVKVFEGRVEAGQLAGLFGTEKIPRWGILARAIEKLDKQLPKLLKLPGLHAALVWVGGDTAQTSSQNPPRGWTVETAKLPSGDQRYLLMLRRNP, from the coding sequence ATGTCTTCCCTTCTGACCTCCCTTCGCCCATTGCTTTCCCAAAACAAGATTGATCTTTCTGAACTGCAGCTTGAGCAGTTGGCTGGGCATTTTGAAGTGCTTTGTCACTGGAATCAGCGCATGAGTCTGACGACGATTACTAACCCCGAGGCCGCCGCCCGGTTGCACTATCTGGACGCGCTCGCTGCCGCACCTTATCTGGAGGCACTCAACAACGAAGTGGAGGTATGGGTTGATGTCGGCTCGGGTGGTGGATTCCCAGGTGTGCCGCTCTCAATAATGTTCCACGTGGAACATTTTTGGTTGACCGATAGTCAGCACAAGAAAGCCCTGTTCCTCAACGAAGTTGTTCAAAACCTGGGGCTCGAATCACGCGTGAAGGTTTTTGAAGGTCGCGTTGAAGCCGGACAACTGGCAGGACTCTTCGGAACAGAAAAAATCCCGCGCTGGGGAATCCTCGCGCGGGCAATTGAGAAACTGGACAAACAATTGCCGAAACTTTTGAAACTGCCTGGACTGCACGCGGCTTTGGTGTGGGTTGGTGGAGACACGGCTCAGACATCGAGTCAGAACCCACCGCGTGGCTGGACAGTTGAAACAGCGAAATTGCCTTCAGGCGATCAACGCTATCTGTTGATGCTCAGAAGGAACCCTTAG
- a CDS encoding AAA family ATPase → MGKIIAIANQKGGVGKTTTAINLSASLAVGEVKTLVVDLDPQANSTSGLGIQRGSFRRSLYNVVILGDMMTNVILPTEIESLQIGPADRNLAGAEVELVDIAQREYVLKKALEPLRERYDYIIIDCPPSLGLLTVNALSAADSVLVPIQCEYFALEGVSELLDTLVRIRRSYNPTLAVEGFLLTMFDERTNLSTQVMNDLRDFYGSQVFETAIPRNVRLAEAPSHGKPIILYDVKSRGAESYLRLANEVMSHDKKGIGARTERSASSEFVSR, encoded by the coding sequence ATGGGGAAAATTATTGCAATTGCTAACCAAAAGGGCGGAGTGGGAAAAACCACCACCGCGATTAACCTTTCGGCGAGCCTGGCTGTCGGCGAGGTGAAAACACTGGTGGTTGATCTGGATCCTCAGGCAAATTCAACCAGCGGTCTTGGCATTCAGCGCGGGTCTTTTCGTCGCAGCCTCTATAACGTGGTCATTCTGGGTGACATGATGACCAATGTGATTTTGCCGACTGAAATCGAATCGCTCCAGATCGGACCGGCGGATCGAAATCTGGCTGGCGCCGAGGTTGAACTGGTTGACATTGCCCAACGTGAATATGTGCTTAAAAAAGCCCTCGAACCACTTCGCGAACGCTATGACTACATTATTATTGATTGTCCACCAAGCCTGGGACTTCTGACCGTCAATGCGTTGAGTGCCGCTGATTCAGTGCTGGTGCCGATTCAGTGCGAATATTTTGCCCTCGAAGGGGTTTCCGAATTGCTCGACACCCTGGTGCGCATCCGTCGCAGTTATAACCCGACCCTCGCGGTTGAAGGGTTTTTGTTGACGATGTTTGACGAGCGGACTAACCTCTCGACCCAGGTAATGAATGACCTGCGCGATTTTTATGGGAGTCAGGTGTTTGAAACCGCGATTCCCCGCAATGTGCGGTTGGCCGAAGCCCCAAGCCACGGCAAACCGATTATCCTGTATGATGTGAAATCCCGTGGGGCCGAAAGCTATCTTCGATTAGCCAATGAGGTAATGAGTCATGACAAGAAAGGCATTGGGGCGCGGACTGAGCGCTCTGCTTCCAGCGAATTCGTATCAAGGTGA
- a CDS encoding ParB/RepB/Spo0J family partition protein, whose product MTRKALGRGLSALLPANSYQGDDFLEIDIDRISPNAQQPRTTFREESLEELAQSIRANGVVQPILVRKNGLGYELVAGERRWRAAQRAGLHKIPAVVKDVPDEKLLELALIENIQREELNPIEEANAYQRLMQDFKLRQEDIARQVGKERSSIANMLRLLRLSPDVQQLVEDSRISMGHARAILSLEDETLQRQVAEDIIAKGLSVRETERIVRRLIDGPPQPTAQPKEADPNLKAAETKLQRTLNTKVRITTGAKGGRIEIDYYSDEDLDRIYHQLMGNSSLDVSEEQP is encoded by the coding sequence ATGACAAGAAAGGCATTGGGGCGCGGACTGAGCGCTCTGCTTCCAGCGAATTCGTATCAAGGTGATGATTTCCTTGAAATCGACATCGACCGGATCAGCCCAAACGCACAGCAACCCCGAACAACCTTTCGCGAAGAGTCACTTGAGGAACTCGCCCAGTCAATTCGCGCCAACGGGGTCGTCCAGCCAATTTTGGTTCGTAAAAATGGCCTGGGCTACGAACTGGTTGCCGGGGAACGGCGCTGGCGTGCGGCTCAACGGGCTGGCCTGCATAAAATTCCAGCCGTGGTGAAAGACGTTCCCGATGAAAAATTATTGGAACTGGCTCTCATCGAAAACATTCAGCGCGAAGAACTCAACCCGATTGAAGAAGCCAATGCCTACCAGCGATTGATGCAGGATTTCAAACTGCGTCAGGAAGATATTGCCCGCCAGGTCGGCAAAGAACGATCCTCCATTGCCAATATGCTGCGTCTCCTGCGTCTCTCTCCCGACGTGCAGCAGTTGGTCGAAGATTCCCGCATCAGTATGGGACACGCCAGAGCTATCCTCAGCCTGGAAGATGAAACCCTGCAACGGCAGGTCGCCGAAGATATCATTGCGAAAGGACTTTCGGTCCGGGAAACCGAACGGATCGTCCGGCGCTTGATTGATGGGCCTCCCCAGCCAACTGCCCAACCCAAAGAAGCAGATCCCAACCTCAAAGCTGCCGAAACCAAGCTGCAGCGCACCCTCAACACCAAAGTCCGAATTACAACCGGGGCCAAGGGCGGACGGATTGAAATTGACTATTACAGCGATGAAGATCTGGATCGCATTTATCATCAATTGATGGGAAATAGTTCGCTCGACGTCAGCGAAGAGCAACCTTGA
- a CDS encoding DUF4365 domain-containing protein gives MSNEIGQRGEAIFFVLLTKSFGRPYPIFRPQFLGDKWPAVDFIVELIGSGDQTLYFFAQVKTTRDGYTKQKHRLKVQVSAEGIQKLASYPAPTYIFGIDEVKEEGFILSANGESLKRISSLPTTYPIHKINQDLLFDEVCQFWKGTQKKQISSKFFDPGWR, from the coding sequence ATTTCAAATGAGATAGGCCAACGAGGAGAGGCCATTTTCTTTGTTTTGCTAACCAAATCGTTTGGGCGTCCATACCCAATTTTTCGCCCTCAGTTTCTTGGAGATAAATGGCCGGCAGTTGATTTTATCGTTGAATTGATTGGTTCCGGTGACCAAACTTTATATTTTTTCGCTCAAGTGAAAACAACCCGCGATGGATATACAAAGCAAAAACATCGGCTTAAAGTTCAAGTTAGTGCCGAGGGTATTCAAAAATTGGCATCTTATCCGGCACCAACATACATTTTTGGGATTGATGAGGTAAAAGAAGAAGGTTTTATTCTTTCTGCCAACGGAGAGTCCCTCAAACGGATTTCAAGCTTGCCGACAACGTATCCAATCCACAAAATAAATCAGGATTTGCTTTTTGACGAAGTTTGTCAATTTTGGAAAGGGACACAAAAAAAGCAGATATCATCGAAATTCTTTGATCCAGGGTGGAGATAA
- a CDS encoding polymer-forming cytoskeletal protein, protein MRFGKQQPVEHGGMILGDTEIRGEVTFKDLISIEGRLYGRIQSETGRLILAEKGFVEGNIEVGSASISGEVQGNVFARERIDIHGTGKIDGDICAPVLTVDAGAKITGRVETVAPGAGIRVGKPNQPQSPKAVEKDEKGGLRAMG, encoded by the coding sequence ATGCGCTTCGGCAAACAGCAGCCAGTCGAACATGGTGGGATGATTTTGGGAGATACCGAAATTCGCGGCGAAGTGACCTTCAAGGACCTGATCAGCATTGAAGGCCGACTCTATGGCCGCATCCAATCCGAAACCGGCAGGCTGATATTGGCCGAGAAAGGGTTTGTTGAAGGCAACATTGAGGTTGGCTCAGCCTCGATTTCAGGCGAAGTGCAAGGCAATGTTTTTGCCCGTGAACGCATTGACATCCACGGAACCGGAAAAATTGACGGCGATATTTGTGCGCCGGTGCTGACAGTGGATGCTGGGGCCAAGATTACCGGGCGAGTCGAAACTGTTGCCCCAGGGGCCGGTATCCGGGTTGGGAAACCTAACCAGCCGCAAAGTCCAAAAGCGGTTGAAAAAGATGAAAAAGGCGGCCTGCGGGCCATGGGGTGA